From Homoserinimonas aerilata, a single genomic window includes:
- a CDS encoding cyclase family protein: MKSWLSAFDSPTRTIDLAHPLSRDVPTSPSHVGFQMALKRRHGDSFRADGGSGASEVIITSPHTGTHIDALSHASHEGLLHGGVDAYEAQRGPNGFTALGAETIPPLVCRGVLIDLPKSMGVPVLEPGYEVTPDDLVAATQGVELEGAGVVLVRTGWAAHWGDAATYIGAERGVPGIGVAAAEWIAAHGPLAVGADTMAVEHIPAGQGHGNLPVHSLLLVGRGIYIIENLDLEQLSADGSAEFLFVLAPLPIVGGTGSPVRPLAIVRHDD, translated from the coding sequence ATGAAGAGCTGGCTTTCCGCCTTCGACAGCCCGACCCGCACGATCGACCTCGCCCATCCCCTCTCGCGGGATGTGCCCACCTCGCCGAGTCATGTGGGATTTCAGATGGCGCTCAAGCGCAGGCATGGCGACTCGTTCAGGGCGGATGGCGGCTCGGGCGCCAGCGAGGTGATCATCACGAGCCCGCACACGGGCACACACATCGACGCGCTCAGCCATGCCTCGCACGAGGGGCTGCTGCACGGCGGCGTCGACGCCTATGAGGCGCAGCGCGGCCCGAACGGCTTCACGGCTCTGGGTGCGGAGACGATCCCGCCTCTCGTCTGCCGAGGGGTGCTGATCGATCTGCCCAAGAGTATGGGTGTTCCCGTGCTCGAGCCCGGTTACGAGGTGACACCCGATGATCTTGTCGCGGCGACGCAGGGCGTTGAGCTCGAAGGCGCTGGGGTCGTGCTGGTGCGTACCGGCTGGGCGGCGCACTGGGGCGATGCGGCGACGTACATCGGCGCGGAGCGTGGCGTTCCCGGAATCGGCGTCGCGGCCGCGGAGTGGATCGCCGCGCACGGACCGCTCGCTGTCGGGGCCGACACCATGGCCGTCGAGCACATCCCGGCCGGTCAGGGGCACGGCAACCTCCCCGTGCACAGCCTGCTGCTTGTCGGCAGGGGCATCTACATCATCGAGAACCTCGACCTCGAGCAGCTCTCGGCGGACGGCAGCGCGGAGTTCCTCTTCGTGCTCGCTCCGCTTCCCATTGTCGGCGGCACGGGGTCTCCCGTTCGTCCGTTGGCGATCGTGCGGCACGATGACTGA
- a CDS encoding GntR family transcriptional regulator, protein MTESDGPSAPLSKTQFVYEWLKEEILSGSLTPGSRIRQQDVARTLGVSYTPVREAIRQLQATGLITYEPNRGNAVNSLGDDALRELYLLRGVVEGLGARLAAEKMTDAVLSELRSIHEQMLAVLDEGADASALAALSRNFHSLIVKAGGPHIVHPKTQEIWTHYPVPRSQSLWGVPGEARRSVDAHARILDALQARDALSAGSLMEEHIADGVRFRLGGDS, encoded by the coding sequence ATGACTGAGTCGGACGGTCCGAGCGCTCCGCTCTCCAAGACCCAGTTCGTCTATGAGTGGCTCAAGGAGGAGATCCTTTCCGGCTCGCTGACGCCGGGCTCGCGTATCAGGCAGCAGGATGTCGCCCGCACTCTCGGCGTCTCTTACACGCCCGTGCGTGAGGCCATCCGGCAGCTGCAGGCGACGGGACTCATCACCTACGAGCCGAACCGAGGCAACGCCGTCAACTCTCTCGGCGACGATGCGCTCCGCGAGCTCTATCTACTGCGCGGCGTCGTCGAAGGGCTTGGTGCCCGTCTCGCGGCCGAGAAGATGACGGATGCTGTCCTCTCCGAACTTCGGAGCATCCATGAGCAGATGCTTGCCGTTCTTGACGAGGGTGCGGATGCTTCGGCGCTCGCCGCGCTCAGTCGCAACTTCCATTCGCTGATCGTGAAGGCGGGCGGCCCGCACATCGTGCATCCGAAGACCCAGGAGATCTGGACCCATTATCCGGTTCCGCGCTCGCAGTCGCTGTGGGGTGTGCCGGGGGAGGCCCGCCGTTCGGTCGACGCGCATGCCCGGATCCTTGATGCCCTGCAGGCGCGGGATGCGCTGTCGGCGGGGTCGCTCATGGAGGAGCACATCGCGGATGGCGTGCGCTTTCGTCTGGGGGGCGACTCCTAG
- a CDS encoding CaiB/BaiF CoA transferase family protein yields MAKALKDITVLDCATLFAGPYAATMLGDYGADVIKIEHPEKPDPSRGHGAVKDGHGLWWKSLGRNKRTITADLKSDAGRALLLRLVENADVLIENFRPGTLERWGLGWDELSRANPRLILVRVTGFGQLGPRKGDAGFGTLAEAMSGFAAMTGQPDGPPTLPPLALADGVAGLTAAYATMVALHAREHTGRGQVVDLALIEPLLGILGPQITAYDQLGEIPERTGNRTNNNAPRNTYLTSDGRWLAISTSSQSIAERVMRLVGRPEYIDEPWFATGRQRAQHADELDAAVTAWVSERTAEQALAEFSEAEAAACLIYDVSDIVVDEQYAALGTIQTVADPELGPLKMTNVLFRMSETPGEIRFSGRRHGADTAEILREAGYSEQEAAELLETGGIR; encoded by the coding sequence ATGGCAAAGGCGCTCAAGGACATCACAGTGCTTGACTGCGCGACCCTGTTCGCGGGGCCCTACGCGGCAACCATGCTCGGCGACTACGGCGCCGACGTGATCAAGATCGAGCATCCCGAGAAGCCTGACCCCAGCCGCGGACACGGCGCGGTCAAAGACGGGCACGGGTTGTGGTGGAAGAGCCTGGGCCGCAACAAACGCACCATCACCGCCGACCTCAAGAGTGACGCCGGCCGCGCCCTGCTGCTGCGGCTCGTCGAGAACGCCGACGTTCTCATCGAGAACTTCCGCCCCGGCACCCTCGAACGCTGGGGGCTCGGCTGGGACGAGCTCTCCCGGGCCAACCCGCGGCTCATCCTCGTTCGTGTCACCGGCTTCGGCCAGCTCGGGCCTCGCAAGGGCGACGCCGGCTTCGGAACCCTCGCAGAGGCCATGAGCGGCTTCGCGGCCATGACCGGACAACCCGACGGCCCCCCGACACTCCCGCCGCTGGCCCTCGCAGACGGCGTTGCGGGCCTCACCGCCGCCTACGCCACCATGGTCGCGCTGCACGCACGCGAGCACACCGGCCGCGGGCAGGTCGTCGACCTCGCGCTGATCGAGCCACTCCTCGGCATCCTCGGCCCTCAGATCACCGCATACGACCAACTCGGCGAGATCCCCGAGCGCACAGGCAATCGCACCAACAACAACGCACCCCGCAATACGTACCTCACAAGCGACGGCAGATGGCTCGCCATCTCCACCTCCTCCCAATCCATCGCCGAACGTGTCATGCGCCTCGTCGGCCGACCCGAGTACATCGATGAGCCCTGGTTCGCGACAGGCCGGCAGCGCGCCCAGCACGCTGACGAACTCGACGCGGCCGTCACTGCCTGGGTCTCCGAGCGCACCGCCGAACAGGCACTCGCGGAGTTCTCCGAGGCAGAGGCGGCGGCCTGCCTCATCTACGACGTGAGCGACATCGTCGTCGACGAGCAGTACGCGGCGCTCGGCACGATCCAGACAGTCGCCGACCCCGAGCTGGGGCCCCTCAAGATGACCAATGTGCTGTTCCGGATGTCCGAGACACCGGGAGAGATCCGCTTCAGCGGGCGCCGCCACGGGGCCGACACCGCCGAGATCCTCCGCGAGGCCGGCTACAGCGAGCAGGAAGCGGCCGAGCTCCTCGAGACGGGCGGCATCCGATGA
- a CDS encoding RNA polymerase sigma factor — MPDIRRTVDAVWRIEGGRIVATLAKMTGDVGLAEDLAQEALVDALTQWPESGVPQNAGAWLTAVAKRKAIDGWRRRERLDERYRAIAHQLDETGEDEWQPIDDDLLRLVFIACHPVLSREAQLALTLRIVGGLSTDEIARMLLVPVATAQQRIVRAKKTLSAAKIPFEAPDPQEWRERLGAVLGVIYLIFTEGYAATSGDRWVRSELANEALRLGRVLAGLLPREPEVHGLVALMELQASRFAARVARDGTPILLADQNRSLWDRAQIERGRAALRAADAVGRGRAAYGLQAAIAECHATASSVEETDWQRIVLLYEALGRLAPSPVVDLNRAVAVSMATGPANALLIVDRLDSEGALRGSYLLPSVRGELLAQLGRVEEARSELLTAAGLTANARESAVLRAKADKL; from the coding sequence ATGCCTGACATCCGGCGCACGGTCGACGCCGTCTGGCGCATCGAGGGCGGTCGCATCGTCGCGACACTCGCCAAGATGACCGGCGACGTCGGCCTTGCCGAGGATCTCGCCCAGGAAGCCCTGGTCGACGCCCTCACCCAGTGGCCGGAGTCGGGCGTGCCACAGAACGCGGGCGCCTGGCTCACGGCCGTCGCCAAGCGCAAGGCGATCGACGGCTGGCGCAGGCGCGAACGTCTCGATGAGCGGTATCGGGCGATCGCCCACCAGCTGGACGAGACCGGCGAGGACGAGTGGCAGCCGATCGACGACGACCTGCTTCGGCTGGTCTTCATCGCCTGCCACCCGGTGCTCTCCCGGGAGGCGCAGCTCGCGCTGACCCTGCGCATCGTCGGCGGTCTCAGCACGGACGAGATCGCGCGGATGCTTCTGGTTCCGGTCGCGACGGCGCAGCAGCGGATCGTGCGGGCGAAGAAGACCCTCTCGGCCGCGAAGATCCCGTTCGAGGCCCCCGACCCGCAGGAGTGGCGGGAGCGGCTCGGCGCCGTGCTGGGCGTGATCTACCTGATCTTCACGGAGGGTTATGCCGCGACATCCGGTGACCGCTGGGTGCGAAGCGAACTGGCGAACGAGGCGCTGCGACTCGGACGGGTGCTTGCCGGCCTGCTGCCGAGGGAGCCGGAGGTGCACGGCCTGGTGGCGCTGATGGAGTTGCAGGCTTCGCGCTTCGCCGCGCGTGTCGCCCGGGATGGCACGCCGATCCTGCTCGCAGACCAGAATCGTTCGCTGTGGGATCGCGCCCAGATCGAGCGCGGTCGCGCCGCATTGCGGGCGGCGGATGCTGTGGGCCGCGGTCGCGCAGCGTACGGTCTGCAGGCGGCCATCGCCGAATGCCATGCGACGGCGTCGAGCGTTGAAGAGACTGATTGGCAGCGAATCGTGCTGCTCTATGAGGCGCTGGGCCGGCTTGCGCCGAGCCCCGTTGTTGACCTCAACCGTGCGGTCGCCGTGTCGATGGCGACGGGCCCGGCGAATGCCCTGCTCATCGTCGACCGGCTCGACTCCGAGGGAGCGCTGCGCGGCTCGTACCTGCTCCCCAGTGTGCGCGGCGAGCTGCTTGCCCAGCTCGGTCGGGTCGAGGAGGCTCGCTCTGAGCTGCTCACCGCCGCTGGGCTCACCGCTAATGCGCGGGAGAGTGCGGTGTTGCGGGCCAAGGCTGACAAGCTCTGA
- a CDS encoding sugar ABC transporter permease, giving the protein MTTVLSRTGEPITDKRPFSFGRWFGRTGWRHIVGVAMVLFSVLPLLYVLSSSLNPSGTLTGSNALFSAVGLDAYVRLVTDPTQPFMAWFGNTLLIASITAVATVFLGALAAYSFSRMRFTGRRFGLLTIVLVQMFPQLLAVVAIFLLMSSISDWFPAIGLNTHIGLIMVYMGGALGVNTYLMYGFFNTIPQDIDEAAKIDGAGHARIFFTIILRLVAPILAVVGLLSFIGTTNEFVVASILLIDPEKQTLAVGLYKLVSNPNYADWSAFSAGAVIAALPVMALFLFLQKYIVGGLTAGAVK; this is encoded by the coding sequence ATGACCACCGTTCTTTCCCGCACAGGCGAACCCATCACAGACAAGCGGCCGTTCTCCTTCGGCCGCTGGTTCGGCCGCACCGGCTGGCGCCACATCGTGGGCGTCGCCATGGTGCTGTTCTCGGTGCTGCCGCTTCTGTACGTGCTGTCGTCGTCGCTCAACCCGAGCGGAACGCTGACCGGCTCGAATGCGCTGTTCTCCGCAGTGGGTCTGGATGCCTATGTGCGGCTGGTCACCGATCCGACACAGCCGTTCATGGCCTGGTTCGGCAACACGCTGCTCATCGCCAGCATCACCGCCGTCGCGACCGTGTTCCTGGGGGCGCTCGCCGCGTACTCCTTCTCACGGATGCGCTTCACGGGTCGCCGATTCGGCCTGCTCACGATCGTGCTCGTGCAGATGTTCCCGCAGCTGCTCGCCGTGGTCGCCATCTTCCTGCTGATGAGCAGCATCAGCGACTGGTTCCCGGCGATCGGACTGAACACCCACATCGGCCTGATCATGGTCTACATGGGCGGCGCGCTCGGCGTGAACACCTACCTCATGTACGGCTTCTTCAACACGATTCCGCAGGACATCGACGAGGCAGCCAAGATCGACGGGGCCGGGCATGCGCGCATCTTCTTCACCATCATCCTGAGGCTCGTCGCGCCCATCCTCGCCGTCGTCGGGCTGCTGTCGTTCATCGGCACGACGAACGAGTTCGTGGTGGCGAGCATCCTGCTGATCGACCCAGAGAAGCAGACGCTCGCGGTGGGCCTGTACAAGCTCGTGTCGAACCCCAACTATGCCGACTGGAGTGCCTTCTCGGCCGGGGCCGTCATTGCGGCGCTGCCCGTCATGGCGCTGTTCCTGTTCCTGCAGAAGTACATCGTGGGCGGGCTCACGGCCGGGGCGGTCAAGTAG
- a CDS encoding lyase family protein — protein MIDESDSGMLSPGWANTNVNTIVGDRAWIEAALEVEAALARCQGELGIIPREAAATIEAVAGSLRIDPRTLAVGVAETSNPAITLVQELQRAVERDSPGASDHVHLGATSQDVLDSATMLVCRRALFELDATLSRARANAAQLIARHGDAPMAGRTVTQHAVPMTFGVKVAAWLNALVDAQTELGRLLDDGLPLSLAGASGTLAAYAAYGSRATNGPFDPFTLVDAVAEELALDAHYQPWHTVRTPIARIASTLTLVSGALGKIASDVHVMSRTEIAEVVEGLGDGGGISSSMPQKLNPVRTVLVLSAARQVPSLALVLHQAMLAEDERSAGAWQSEWQPLRDALRLVLGSASHLDELLATLRVDEQRMRANLDLTGPAIVSERLNVALTPLIGKLQAKHVLRRLLLDGSATGEGLVSALQGELTALGVDPGDLDLERLLDPADYLGASAEIARRALLRSAAFDD, from the coding sequence ATGATCGACGAATCCGACTCCGGAATGCTCTCGCCCGGCTGGGCGAACACCAACGTCAACACCATCGTGGGCGACCGCGCCTGGATCGAGGCCGCCCTCGAGGTCGAAGCCGCCCTCGCCCGCTGCCAAGGCGAACTCGGCATCATCCCCCGCGAAGCCGCCGCCACAATCGAAGCCGTCGCCGGCTCGTTGCGGATCGACCCCCGAACGCTCGCCGTCGGTGTCGCCGAGACTTCGAACCCGGCAATAACCCTCGTCCAGGAGCTGCAGCGCGCCGTCGAGCGCGACTCCCCCGGCGCCAGCGACCACGTGCACCTGGGCGCGACGAGCCAGGACGTGCTCGACAGCGCCACCATGCTCGTCTGCCGTCGGGCCCTCTTCGAGCTGGATGCGACGCTCAGCCGCGCCCGCGCCAACGCCGCACAGCTCATCGCCCGGCACGGTGACGCGCCCATGGCCGGGCGCACCGTCACCCAGCACGCCGTTCCGATGACCTTCGGGGTCAAGGTCGCCGCCTGGCTCAACGCGCTCGTCGACGCACAGACCGAGCTCGGCAGGCTACTCGACGACGGCCTTCCGCTCTCGCTCGCCGGGGCATCCGGGACCCTCGCCGCCTATGCTGCGTACGGCAGCCGCGCCACCAACGGGCCGTTCGACCCCTTCACCCTGGTCGACGCCGTCGCCGAAGAACTCGCCCTCGACGCCCACTACCAGCCGTGGCACACCGTCCGCACACCGATCGCCCGCATCGCCTCGACCCTGACCCTCGTCAGCGGAGCACTCGGCAAGATCGCGAGCGATGTGCATGTCATGTCCCGTACCGAGATCGCCGAAGTCGTCGAAGGCCTCGGCGACGGCGGCGGCATCTCCTCGTCGATGCCGCAGAAGCTCAACCCCGTACGCACGGTGCTCGTGCTCTCCGCCGCACGGCAGGTTCCTTCGCTCGCGCTCGTGCTGCACCAGGCGATGCTCGCAGAAGACGAGCGCAGCGCCGGTGCCTGGCAGTCCGAATGGCAGCCGCTGCGCGACGCCCTCCGGCTCGTGCTCGGCAGCGCATCACACCTGGACGAACTTCTCGCCACCCTTCGCGTCGACGAACAGCGGATGCGCGCCAACCTCGACCTCACAGGCCCCGCCATCGTCTCGGAGCGGCTCAACGTCGCCCTCACCCCGCTCATCGGCAAGTTGCAGGCCAAGCATGTGCTGCGCAGGCTGCTGCTTGACGGTTCGGCCACCGGCGAAGGGCTCGTCTCAGCACTGCAAGGCGAACTCACCGCCCTGGGCGTCGACCCTGGCGACCTCGACCTCGAGCGCCTGCTCGACCCCGCCGACTACCTGGGCGCGTCCGCCGAGATTGCCAGGCGGGCACTCCTCCGCAGCGCTGCCTTCGACGACTGA
- a CDS encoding YciI family protein translates to MRYMLIMHDTDAAIAASKEVDFEEIINAMGAYNESMMKAGVFLSAEGLTDATEGFVVDFSAERPIVTDGPYGETHELFNGFWILEVSSKEEAIEWASRAPLGPGSTLEVRRIHGDEAFAEYADNEYVKKGAALREEAARVQHK, encoded by the coding sequence ATGAGATACATGCTGATCATGCACGATACGGATGCGGCGATTGCGGCGTCGAAAGAGGTCGACTTCGAGGAGATCATCAACGCGATGGGCGCCTACAACGAGTCCATGATGAAGGCCGGCGTGTTCCTCTCCGCCGAGGGACTCACCGACGCGACAGAAGGGTTCGTTGTCGACTTCTCCGCCGAGAGGCCGATCGTCACCGACGGCCCGTATGGCGAGACGCACGAACTCTTCAATGGCTTCTGGATCCTCGAGGTCTCGAGTAAGGAGGAGGCCATCGAGTGGGCGAGCCGAGCACCGCTCGGCCCCGGCAGCACGCTCGAGGTTCGCCGCATTCATGGAGACGAGGCCTTCGCCGAGTACGCCGACAACGAGTACGTGAAAAAGGGCGCCGCTCTGCGTGAAGAAGCAGCCAGAGTCCAACACAAGTGA
- a CDS encoding sugar ABC transporter substrate-binding protein: protein MKVKTRSIITAGALAATVGLALVGCSSDNGDGGDGANNSTTALTVWVDAERVDALKDVAAAYKDKTGIEVKLVSKDTAKIKDDFLQQVPTGKGPDITMGAHDWLGELVTNGVVSPIELADKEGDFLEVAYAASTYEGKQYMLPYAVENIALLRNADLVPEAVGTFDEMIAAGTAAGVTPFVVQQGPESDPYHLYPFQTSFGAPVFSSDENGYDVSDLQIGNAGGIEYANWLAAQGAAGTINTEVTGDIAKEQFTTGQAAFWLTGPWNVGAALDAGINVAVDPIVTPGAEAAQPFAGVKGFFLSEQSKNKVAANDFLVNYLATEDVQTALFESGNVLPALASAADAASNDPIVGGFRLVGMDAVPMPASPAMGAVWQFWGIAEAAILNGADPAATWEKLAADVQGALDK from the coding sequence ATGAAGGTGAAAACTCGCAGCATCATCACAGCCGGCGCACTCGCCGCGACTGTGGGCCTGGCACTCGTCGGATGCTCATCCGACAACGGCGACGGAGGCGACGGCGCGAACAACTCGACCACCGCCCTGACCGTCTGGGTCGATGCGGAGCGCGTCGACGCCCTCAAGGACGTCGCAGCCGCATACAAGGACAAGACCGGCATCGAGGTGAAGCTCGTCTCCAAGGACACCGCCAAGATCAAGGATGACTTCCTGCAGCAGGTTCCGACCGGCAAGGGCCCCGACATCACCATGGGCGCCCACGACTGGCTGGGCGAGCTCGTCACCAACGGCGTCGTCTCGCCGATCGAGCTGGCCGACAAGGAGGGTGACTTCCTCGAGGTCGCCTATGCCGCCTCGACCTATGAGGGCAAGCAGTACATGCTGCCGTACGCGGTCGAGAACATCGCGCTGCTGCGCAACGCCGACCTCGTGCCCGAGGCCGTCGGAACCTTCGACGAGATGATCGCCGCCGGCACTGCCGCCGGCGTCACCCCCTTCGTCGTGCAGCAGGGTCCCGAGAGCGACCCGTACCACCTGTACCCGTTCCAGACCTCCTTCGGAGCCCCCGTCTTCAGTAGTGACGAGAACGGCTACGACGTGAGCGACCTGCAGATCGGCAACGCCGGCGGCATCGAGTACGCCAACTGGCTGGCAGCGCAGGGTGCCGCGGGCACCATCAACACCGAGGTGACCGGCGACATCGCCAAGGAGCAGTTCACGACCGGGCAGGCTGCCTTCTGGCTGACCGGCCCGTGGAACGTCGGCGCCGCCCTCGACGCGGGCATCAACGTCGCCGTCGACCCGATCGTCACCCCCGGTGCAGAGGCTGCCCAGCCGTTCGCCGGCGTGAAGGGCTTCTTCCTGAGCGAGCAGAGCAAGAACAAGGTCGCCGCGAACGACTTCCTCGTCAACTACCTGGCGACCGAGGATGTCCAGACCGCGCTCTTCGAGTCGGGCAACGTGCTCCCCGCACTGGCCAGTGCGGCCGACGCCGCATCGAACGACCCCATCGTCGGAGGCTTCCGCCTCGTCGGCATGGACGCCGTTCCGATGCCCGCCAGCCCGGCCATGGGTGCCGTCTGGCAGTTCTGGGGAATCGCCGAGGCAGCCATCCTGAACGGCGCCGACCCGGCCGCCACCTGGGAGAAGCTCGCCGCTGACGTGCAGGGCGCGCTCGACAAGTAG
- a CDS encoding DUF4287 domain-containing protein, whose product MSFQAYLDTIEDKTGLTPRQLLEIAQSKGFDDPSVKAGVILDWLKEDYELGRGHGMALVHVIKKGPSISGKHVGSDGTHADESDTLWLDGKASKPA is encoded by the coding sequence ATGTCATTCCAGGCCTACCTCGACACCATCGAGGACAAGACGGGGCTCACCCCTCGCCAACTGCTCGAGATCGCCCAATCGAAGGGCTTCGACGACCCGAGCGTGAAGGCGGGCGTGATCCTCGACTGGCTCAAAGAGGACTACGAGCTCGGCCGCGGCCACGGCATGGCACTCGTGCATGTCATCAAGAAGGGGCCGAGCATCAGCGGCAAGCATGTCGGGTCGGATGGCACGCACGCGGACGAGTCCGACACGCTGTGGCTCGACGGCAAGGCCAGCAAGCCGGCATGA
- a CDS encoding ABC transporter permease subunit: MTDRVVQTSKRSKQAARIADAASGGIRMILLKIVLLGIVDAIAVYALFVLALSDEWLIASLVAVVTLVVNWIYFSKRKLPAKYLTPGVLFLIVFQIFVIGYTGYIGFTNYSTGHNSDKAQAIDALMSSARERVPDSPTYKVTIVENLEGLGMLVTAPDGEVSVGSSEHPLSSVRNATMDGDKAVAVDGYTSLSFQDVLQRQGDIVGLEVPFSDDPNDGSLRTPDGSSAYVYTSSLVYDEQAGTMTDASSGTVYSDTGTGAFTSSDGEELLPGWRITVGFDNFARAFTEDSIREPLINVTIWTIVFALLSVASTFFLGLFLAIVFNDKRMKGRKFYRIAMILPYAFPAFLSALVWAGMLSESFGFVNQVLLGGASIPWLTDPFLAKVSILFVNLWLGFPYMFLVATGALQSIPDDVVEAATVDGAKPWQVFRLIKMPLLLVTMAPILISSFAFNFNNFNLIYMLTGGGPRDAAASVNVGATDILISMVYKVAFTGQLRDYGLASAFTIIIFILVATISIVSFRQTKALEELN, encoded by the coding sequence ATGACAGACAGAGTGGTCCAGACGAGCAAGCGCTCGAAGCAGGCTGCGCGCATCGCGGATGCGGCATCCGGCGGCATCAGGATGATCCTGCTCAAGATCGTGCTGCTCGGCATCGTCGACGCGATCGCCGTCTACGCGCTCTTCGTTCTCGCACTCTCCGACGAGTGGCTGATCGCGTCGCTTGTCGCGGTCGTCACCCTCGTCGTCAACTGGATCTACTTCTCGAAGCGCAAGCTGCCCGCGAAGTACCTCACGCCGGGCGTGCTGTTCCTCATCGTCTTCCAGATCTTCGTCATCGGCTACACCGGCTACATCGGCTTCACCAACTATTCGACCGGTCACAACAGCGACAAGGCGCAGGCGATCGACGCGCTCATGAGCTCGGCGCGCGAACGGGTGCCCGATTCGCCCACCTACAAGGTCACCATCGTCGAGAACCTCGAGGGTCTCGGCATGCTCGTCACCGCCCCGGACGGCGAGGTGAGCGTCGGCAGCTCCGAACATCCGCTCTCCTCCGTGCGTAACGCGACCATGGACGGCGACAAGGCTGTCGCGGTCGACGGCTACACGAGCCTCAGCTTTCAGGATGTGCTGCAGCGGCAGGGCGACATCGTCGGCCTCGAGGTGCCCTTCTCGGACGACCCCAACGACGGCTCGCTGCGCACGCCCGACGGCAGCTCGGCCTACGTCTACACCTCCAGCCTCGTCTACGACGAGCAGGCCGGGACGATGACGGATGCCTCCTCCGGCACCGTCTACAGCGACACCGGTACGGGCGCCTTCACCTCCTCCGACGGCGAGGAGCTGCTGCCCGGCTGGCGCATCACGGTCGGTTTCGACAACTTCGCCCGCGCGTTCACCGAGGACAGCATCCGTGAACCGCTCATCAATGTGACCATCTGGACGATCGTCTTCGCCCTGCTCTCGGTCGCGAGCACCTTCTTCCTGGGGCTGTTCCTCGCGATCGTGTTCAACGACAAGCGCATGAAGGGGCGAAAGTTCTACCGGATCGCGATGATCCTGCCGTACGCGTTCCCCGCGTTCCTGTCGGCGCTCGTGTGGGCGGGCATGCTGAGCGAGAGCTTCGGCTTCGTCAACCAGGTGCTGCTCGGCGGGGCGTCCATCCCGTGGCTGACGGACCCGTTCCTGGCGAAGGTCAGCATCCTGTTCGTCAACCTGTGGCTCGGCTTCCCCTACATGTTCCTCGTCGCGACGGGGGCGCTGCAGTCCATCCCCGACGACGTCGTCGAGGCCGCCACCGTCGACGGCGCGAAACCGTGGCAGGTGTTCAGGCTCATCAAGATGCCGCTCCTGCTGGTGACGATGGCGCCCATCCTGATCTCCTCCTTCGCCTTCAACTTCAACAACTTCAACCTCATCTACATGCTCACGGGGGGTGGGCCGCGGGATGCGGCCGCCAGCGTGAACGTGGGCGCCACCGACATCCTCATCTCGATGGTCTACAAGGTGGCGTTCACCGGGCAGCTTCGTGACTACGGGCTCGCGAGCGCGTTCACGATCATCATCTTCATCCTCGTCGCGACGATCTCCATCGTCAGCTTCAGGCAGACCAAGGCGTTGGAGGAGTTGAACTGA
- a CDS encoding HpcH/HpaI aldolase/citrate lyase family protein produces MTTPLLTWLYSPASRRDRILKALDYTADAVIYDLEDGVAPPEKAQARRNLAEALEALDTNRPLPQLEVRINGVGSEHFEADLDAVRALHAISSVRVPKVESAGDVDTVVRLLRPGMRVNALIETAIGVENLREICESPHVAGVSLGEADLRAQLRLSGMQTMESIRSRLVISSAAAGKHAPMGSAYLNIHDHEGLLADTKALASEGFVGRTALHPAQLPHIRAAFSPSREEYERALTIIEATGADDAGSGSGASALTDGTFIDRPVITRALQTIAMWQSAQHEEGTR; encoded by the coding sequence ATGACGACCCCCCTCCTCACCTGGCTGTACTCCCCCGCATCCCGTCGCGATCGCATCCTGAAGGCTCTCGATTACACCGCAGACGCCGTCATCTACGACCTCGAGGATGGCGTCGCGCCTCCCGAGAAGGCCCAGGCCCGCCGCAACCTCGCCGAGGCTCTCGAAGCACTCGACACGAACCGGCCACTCCCCCAACTCGAGGTGCGCATCAACGGCGTCGGCAGCGAGCACTTCGAGGCCGACCTCGATGCCGTTCGCGCGCTCCACGCGATCAGCTCCGTCCGGGTACCGAAGGTCGAGAGCGCAGGCGACGTCGACACCGTCGTGCGACTCCTCCGACCCGGGATGCGGGTGAACGCCCTCATCGAGACGGCCATCGGCGTCGAGAACCTCAGAGAGATCTGCGAGTCCCCCCACGTCGCCGGCGTGAGCCTCGGCGAGGCCGACCTCAGGGCACAACTCCGGCTCAGTGGAATGCAGACCATGGAGTCCATTCGCAGCAGGCTCGTGATCTCCTCCGCCGCCGCCGGCAAGCACGCACCCATGGGCTCTGCCTACCTCAACATCCACGACCACGAAGGCCTCCTGGCCGACACGAAGGCGCTCGCGAGCGAGGGCTTCGTCGGCCGGACCGCCCTTCACCCCGCCCAGCTGCCGCACATCAGGGCTGCCTTCTCCCCCAGCCGCGAAGAGTACGAGCGGGCCCTCACCATCATCGAGGCCACCGGCGCCGACGATGCCGGGTCCGGTTCCGGCGCATCCGCCCTCACCGATGGCACCTTCATCGACCGGCCCGTGATCACGAGGGCCCTCCAGACGATCGCCATGTGGCAGTCCGCGCAACATGAGGAAGGAACCCGATGA